The Kitasatospora albolonga nucleotide sequence GCGCTCGCCGCCGAGCTGGGCACCAGCCCGTTCGCGTTGCTGCGGGCCTTCAAGAAGGAGTACGGGATGCCGCCCCACACCTGGCTCACGGACGCCCGGGTCCGGCGGGCCCGTCGGCTGCTCGACGCGGGCACCGCCCCCGCCGAGGCCGCGACCGCCGTCGGCTTCACCGATCAGCCGCACCTCAACCGGCACTTCACCCGGATCGTGGGGGTACCGCCCGGCGCGTACCAGCGCGAGCGGGGTGTGTACCGGCGCGGGCGGCCCGCCTCCGGAGGACGACGCGGGAGCGCGGGCGCCTGAAGGCGCAGCGGGCGTGCAAGAACGTACAAGACCGGGTCCGGGCCGTCCCCGTAACGTGCGGCGGGTGGCAGAACAGACAGCACCCCCAGAGAGCATCGGCGCGACCGGTGTCCTGTCCGCCGGGCCGCCGGGCGCGGTGGCCCCGGACGCCCCGCCTCAGCGGCCCGACAAGCCGGACGCGGCCGTCGTCCGGGACGCGCTCGGCGTCGGCATCGCCGTCGGGCTCTCCGGCTTCGCCTTCGGGGTCACCGCCGCCGGGTCCGGGCTCAGCCTGCTCCAGATCTGTGCCCTGAGCCTCTTGGTCTTCACCGGCGCCTCGCAGTTCGCCCTGGTCGGCGCGCTGGCGGCGGGCGGCAACCCGTACACGGCGGCGGCCGGGGCGTTCTTCCTGGGCGTCCGCAACGCCTTCTACGGCCTGCGGCTCTCGCAGCTGCTGGCCCTTCCGCGCGCGGTGCGCCCCTTCGCCGCCCACTGGGTGATCGACGAGACGACCGCGGTCACCGTGGCCCAGCCCACCCGGCGGGCCGCCCGCATCGGCTTCACGGTCACCGGGCTCACCCTCTACGTGCTGTGGAACCTGACCACCCTGGTGGGTGCGATGGGCGCCGAGGCGCTGGGCGACACCGACGTCTGGGGCCTGGACGCGGCCAGTCCGGCCGTCTTCCTCGCGCTGCTCGCACCGATGCTCAAGAGCACCACCGAACGCGTCACCGCGGCTCTCGCCGTCCTGCTGGCCCTGACGCTGCTGCCCGTCCTGCCGGCCGGTGTGCCGGTCCTGCTGTCCGCGCTCGCGGCGCCCGTCGTCCTCTTCCTGATGGGACGGCGCAAGAAGGGGCCCGGCGCGGCCGCACAGGAGGAGAGGGCCATACAGAAGGACACGGCTGCGCAGAAGAAGGCGACGGAGAAGACGGCGACGACGGAGAAGAAAGAGACGACGGAGAAGAAGGGCGGGCGGGACTCATGAACGTCTGGATAGCCATCGGACTGACCGCCGCGGGCTGCTACCTCGCCAAGTACGCGGGTCTGCTGGTCCCCGCCGGAGTGCTGGAGCGCCCCCTCGTACGGCGCATGGCGACCCTGCTGCCGGTGGCGCTGCTGGCGGCCCTCACCGCTCAGCAGACCTTCGGCGACGGGCAGCACCTCGTCCTCGACGCCCGGGCCGCCGGACTCGCCGCCGCGGCGTTCGCACTCGTTCTGCGCGCCCCCTTCCTGGTGGTCGTCGGCGCGGCCGTGGCGGTCACGGCGGGTGTCCGCGCGCTCGGCTGAGCGGGCGGCGGCCCGGGCCGGTGGTCAGGCGGGGAGACGGCCGTAGGCCCGTAACGTCTCCAGGGCCCTGAGCGTCACCAGGGGGCGCCCCTCCAGGGCGGTGCCCGGCGCCCACTGCCGCCAGTTCACCGGCCAGCCGCCGTCCTCCCGCTGCTCGGCCGCCAGATGGGCCAGCGAGCGCTCCAGCTCCTCGTCGGTGAACCAGCGGCGCGCCAGTGATTCGGGCGTACGGGCGTAGTCGTGCGGGAAGTGGTGCTCGTCCGGCGCGTAGCCCGGCGCCACCGGGTACTCCGCCCGCCGGGACGGATCGAGCACCGCGAGCCGTTGGCCGCGCACCAGCCGGCCGAGCCGGTCCGCCGCCCGCTCGGCGCGCGCCCGGTCCGGCACCCCGTCCAGGAAGGCGATCGCGGCCTCGATCTCGTAGGGGTGCGACTGCTCCAGGGCGTCGACGGCGCTCCAGCAGAAGTCGGTCGCCCGGAACAGCCAGGCGTGCCAGACCTCGTTGCGGTGCAGCAGTCCGACGATCGGACCGGTCGCGAGCAGTTCGGCCGGGGGGTCGTCGACCACGGGGACGAACGGTGCGGCGGGATATCCGCGCTGTGAAGGAAGCAGCGCGGGAAGCGCGCCTTCTTTGGTCGACACGTCGCTCAGATAGCGGCAGATCCGCTCCACACGCAGTCCGTCGCAGCGGCCGATCGAATCGAGGACGCTGAGCGCGTGGGCCGTGTGCAGCGGCTGGCTGACCGGGCCGCGCAGATCCGGCTCCAGCGCGTGGGCGTAGCCGCCGTCCTCGTTGCGGTAGGCGGCGAGCGCCGTCTCGACGGGGTCCCGGGCGCCGTCGAGGAAGCGGTGGGCGAACCTCCGCTGTTCGAGGACGCGTGCCGTGAGCCAGATGAAGTGCTCGGCGCGGGCGAGGGGATGTGCTCCGGTTCCAGCCATGGACCGACCGTAGAGGGGAATGGGGCCCCGGCACATGCCCGGCGGACCGGCTGCACTCTCAGGAGCGCGATACTGATGGCATGCGGTTGACGATTTTCTGGGAGCGGATGGCGGACCACTTCGGTGCCGTGTACGCGGACTCCTTCGCCAGGGACCATGTGATGGCCGAACTCGGTGGCCGTACGGTGCACGAGGCGCTGGACTCCGGCTGGGACGCCAAGGACGTCTGGCGTGCGGTCTGCACGGCCATGGATATCCCCGCCGACAAGCGCTGAGCCGCCCGCCCCGGCCGACCGGCCGGGGGACGGGCTGTCAGTGGCGTAGGCGAGACTTGTCCCGTGTCATCGACAGACGAGACCGTTTCCGCCCAGCCGCCCGCCACCCCGCCCACCGGGCCCCCGGCGCCGCCGTCGGGCCCGGCACCCGCCCGGATGCCGGGCTGGCTGCCGCGCGCGATGGTGCTCGCCCTGGCGCTCTACGCCTGCTTCCAGCTCGGCAGCTGGGCGTTCGACCAGCTCATCGGGTTGCTGACCAATGTGCTGATCGCGTTCTTCCTCGCGCTCGCCATCGAGCCCGCGGTGGGCCGGATGTCGGCCCGCGGAATGCGCCGGGGGCTGGCCACCTTCCTCGTCTTCATCGGTCTGATGATCTTCAGCGCCGGGTTCGTCGTGCTGCTGGGGTCGATGCTCGCGGGACAGATCCTCGACATGGTCGACGACTTCCCCAAGTACATCGACTCGGTGATCAACTGGATCAACCAGACCTTCCGCACCGATCTCTCACGGGTCCAGGTCCAGGACAGCCTGCTGCACTCCGACTGGCTCCAGAGGTACGTCCAGAACAGTGCCACGGGGGTCCTCGACGTCTCCACCACGGTCCTGGGCGGACTCTTCCGGCTGCTGACGATCTTCCTGTTCTCCTTCTACTTCGCGGCCGACGGCCCCCGGCTGCGCCGCGCGCTCTGCTCCGTACTGCCGCCCGCCCGGCAGACCGAAGTGCTGCGCGCCTGGGAGATCGCGGTCGACAAGACCGGCGGATACATCTACTCGCGCGGACTGATGGCACTGATCTCCGGCGTCGCGCACTACATCCTGCTGGTCGTCCTCGGCGTGCCCTACGCCCCGGCGCTCGCGGTCTGGGTCGGACTCGTCTCGCAGTTCATCCCCACCATCGGCACGTATCTGGCGGGCGCCCTGCCGATGCTGATCGCGTTCACGGTCAACCCCTGGTACGCGCTGTGGGTGCTGGGCTTTGTCGTCGTCTATCAGCAGTTCGAGAACTACGTCCTCCAGCCCAAGCTGACCGCCAAGACCGTCGACATCCATCCGGCGGTCGCGTTCGGTTCGGTGGTCGCGGGGACGGCGCTGCTGGGAGCCGTCGGCGCGCTGATCGCCATCCCCGCGGTCGCCACGCTCCAGGCGTTCCTGGGGGCCTACGTGAAGCGGTACGACGTCACCGACGACCCCAGGGTGCACGGTGGCCCCCGCCCCAGGCGCGGGGATTCGGCCCTCACCCGGATACGCCGGGCACTGGGCGGCGGCCCCGGCCGGAGCTCCTGAGCGGCGGGCCGACGCCCTCCCGGCCCGGCCCGGCGCTGTTCCGGCCCGCCCCGGTCCGGCGCTCAGGGGGCAGGGCGCCCGCAGTGGAGTACGACGGCCGTCGGTCAGCGGTAGCCCGTGACGTCGGCGGGCAGCCCCCGGTCCTGGACCTCCGTCAGATACCGCCAGGCATCGGGCCTGCTTCCGTCCACATCGGTGAAGCCGTACACCCGGGCGAGCTGCCCGC carries:
- a CDS encoding branched-chain amino acid ABC transporter permease, whose translation is MAEQTAPPESIGATGVLSAGPPGAVAPDAPPQRPDKPDAAVVRDALGVGIAVGLSGFAFGVTAAGSGLSLLQICALSLLVFTGASQFALVGALAAGGNPYTAAAGAFFLGVRNAFYGLRLSQLLALPRAVRPFAAHWVIDETTAVTVAQPTRRAARIGFTVTGLTLYVLWNLTTLVGAMGAEALGDTDVWGLDAASPAVFLALLAPMLKSTTERVTAALAVLLALTLLPVLPAGVPVLLSALAAPVVLFLMGRRKKGPGAAAQEERAIQKDTAAQKKATEKTATTEKKETTEKKGGRDS
- a CDS encoding branched-chain amino acid transporter AzlD → MNVWIAIGLTAAGCYLAKYAGLLVPAGVLERPLVRRMATLLPVALLAALTAQQTFGDGQHLVLDARAAGLAAAAFALVLRAPFLVVVGAAVAVTAGVRALG
- a CDS encoding AI-2E family transporter, which encodes MPGWLPRAMVLALALYACFQLGSWAFDQLIGLLTNVLIAFFLALAIEPAVGRMSARGMRRGLATFLVFIGLMIFSAGFVVLLGSMLAGQILDMVDDFPKYIDSVINWINQTFRTDLSRVQVQDSLLHSDWLQRYVQNSATGVLDVSTTVLGGLFRLLTIFLFSFYFAADGPRLRRALCSVLPPARQTEVLRAWEIAVDKTGGYIYSRGLMALISGVAHYILLVVLGVPYAPALAVWVGLVSQFIPTIGTYLAGALPMLIAFTVNPWYALWVLGFVVVYQQFENYVLQPKLTAKTVDIHPAVAFGSVVAGTALLGAVGALIAIPAVATLQAFLGAYVKRYDVTDDPRVHGGPRPRRGDSALTRIRRALGGGPGRSS